ACAAGGTGAGTGTTCAGTACCATTCTAGAACCAGgtggtggcctagtggttaaaggCCCTTAAATCGCCAGCAGACATGAGTTGGGAGTTGAATCACGTCTTTGAGTAAGGAATTTGTCTTATTCCACCCCCCACTCCTCGGCCATTAGTAACTCACCAAAGTTTAGTGGTTCACCAAGTTTTCACCACCCGTAATAATTAACTGTCAACATGCCTGAAAATTTCGTAAATGTGGCATTACACAGAAGTCGGATAAATCAAAATCTTAAATTAATCAGTGGATTTAGTAACAGAGCGGTATAACAAAGGACTCTAGGCTGTGTACATGGAGGTCTTTCTGCTGTGGGTCAGCTATTTGGGGCACAATAATGAATGgctctatatacatgcatttacgtacatgtatctgatcACAAAGATTTATGTAATCAGTGAAGTCATGTGGAAGCTTTCTGTTTTCTACATCTACCTGCTTAGGCTGTACATTAGcaggtgtttgtacatgtactactttaGGGTCTGTATGAAATGCATATTTGCTGACTGTGCAGGTAACAAATCTAAGACATAGACCATCACAAAGTCAGATAAGTAAAAACCTTCCATTTACTTTCAAAGTTGTATTTCAAAAGTCAGTCAAAACCAGCTTTGTAAAACCATGCAAATCTTTTGTAACACCTAGTTAACTTTGATCATTTACATTTGGCGGAATTGCCCTCTGATTGCATGTCCAGTAGGCTTGCAGATTTGGTGGAATTGTCTGTAGTAAATCTTGTTCAACTTCCAGTCCTTATCAGGAACcgtaaaaatttttttgtggTTATGGATTGCTTGAGTTGATCATTTACATTGCTATACTTATCAAGTAATAATGTTACAATTTTGAATTAAGAGTTTTCACAAtgatcagtgaaatattatgttGTGATATGCAtaggtaattatttatttacctttataTTCATTGAAAGTCAAATACTTTTCAACAAGCTTAGAATCTGTAATGTGAGTGACAGCAGCCTATCGATGGTATACTGTGGAAAAGAAAATTCAACATCCCAAAActctgtgtgcatgtacatttgtgtgcaCAACACTTGTTTTATAAAGGAACTGAATAAACAATGAATCCTTTGATGGTGTCAATCGATTTTACAGGACTATTTCTAGGCTATGAATCGTGATATTGGTGCACATACAAATTTCaaccacatgtatatttcatcatcTGTGGCTAAATAGTTATGATTTCATATTTCCCATTAGTGTGGTACAACAGTCGATGTGATGCTAATTCCACTGTTTTGCAATCCATACCAGTAACCTCCCCTTGCTGTCATCACATGGCCTCTGTATGCACATCTAGTTACTTCTATCTAAAAACAGGTTGGATATTTCCACAGCCTTTCTACTTTATACATTTAACTCCATATTGGTGGTCAGcatttacaacaaataaaaattatttcaactgCCATGGATTTAAGTTCATCAGAATATGTTATCTGGTAAAATTGCATTGAGGCTGGTGCTGAACAGAGGAAAGATAATGTCAGATAAAAGGTAGTTGTAGAATACTGATGATTATTGAAAAGTTGAATTGACCAGTAAGAAATAAGAATCAGAATGGTGTATGTTTGTAGTACAATTATGTTAGTATAAAACTGCCTATGCAAAACAAGCCTAGTGAGTTTATCAGGGTACCACagttaactgaaatattgtggCATCATGGCTCTGTGCTTGCTCTAGTTTATTCAGGATACCAATGCACAGTCGTTATTTGTCAAATGGTCCAAAcgcaacacttacatgtacccacCTTAAAACATTTCACTGCACCCATGGAATCCTGGGTTCACTTGCACCATACTCTCGATTAAAAAACGTTTCTACAAGCAGGTTAACTGCCAAGGTGAGAGTTTGTCTAAAATGCTGATTTTCCTGGTtggcccatgtacatgtatgtaacacaaaAAGAGGGATCAAGGCTGAAACAAAGTGATCAGAGGCCTGCTTGTTGAAAAGATAAGCCAAATTTAAATCTTAATAGTAGTCTTTGCTTAATACAAACTGCATGTGATTATAGTCCGGATACTGGGATTAAGTGCTACAGcaatccttcaaccttttcacatgtttgcaaggtgttaattcaagcatattctgaaggcattattctgggtagactgataaaattatactgtttgGGAAGCtgtgaaattggccaatccatcctatgtagttttgtctcccaaaatcaacttcaaaatgtgcatgaattgtactgaaaagttgctctttcaaatgcgAAAGGTCGAGGTCAATGTCCATCAAGCCATACAATTATTCGCACGTCCTGATTTTCTGTCGTAGAGCAGCTCTTGTTTTGTACAGAAGCTATGAAGCATGAATGGAGACCCGTGTGTATAGCACATCTCTTTGTTCCCTactctatctacatgtacatatgtgtgtaacTTCCAGGGTAATGTATGATAGTGTAAAGCTTAACGACCTGGGACAGAGGACAGGTGAATCATTGAATGCGGGTATAACAGATACTGTATGAAGACATGGCCTGTgctaaataaaacattcttgtGAGGCTTTTataccatttttatttgtttgaatctTCCTTCTTCTGCTGTGAAATCTAggttttatttactgtaaatttttataAAGTTTACAATCACTGAAACACTTTTTCCAGTGGAGTTTATGCATGCAATTATGAAAGCAGTGCTAAAAATGCCTTGCTGGTGTCATTAaggatgcaagcttcataaactTTGCAAATTATTTCACAACCTTCTGTTGTACCCTCagaatgtgtcaaaatgttGGCTGCAGAGGTGtttggaaaaggttgaagacttaagATAtacccagtttccacccacaaacTAAACAGTTTTTCAACGACTTTCAAAGAGCTTGTATCTTATCTTTTCCACCACTTTCAAGGACAGTTCAGTTGAGAACCCGTAGTGTAGAGAAAGATGGAAACAGATAATACAGTAGGACATTTACAGTGCGAGACTTGATTGGTGCAAATCCAATCAACTTTTTCAGATAATACAGTAGGACATTTACAGTGCGAGAGTTGatcagtgcaaatccaatcAACTTTTTCAGATAATACAGTAGGACATTTACAGTGCGAGACTTGATCAATGCAAATCCAATCAACTTTTTCAGATAATACAGTAGGACATTTACAATGCGAGACTTGatcagtgcaaatccaatcAACTTTTTCAGATAATACAGTAGGACATTTACAGTGCGAGACTTGATTGGTGCAAATCCAATCAACTTTTTCAGATAATACAGTAGGACATTTACAGTGCGAGACTTGATTGGTGCAAATCCAATCAACTTTTTCAGATAATACAGTAGGACATTTACAGTGCGAGACTTGatcagtgcaaatccaatcAACTTTTTTAGATAATACAGTAGGACATTTACAGTGCGAGACTTGatcagtgcaaatccaatcAACTTTTTTAGATAATACAGTAGGACATTTACAGTGCGAGAGTTGATCAATGCAAATCCAATCAACTTTTTCAGATAATACAGTAGGACATTTACAGTGCGAGAGTTGatcagtgcaaatccaatcAACTTTTTCAGATAATACAGTAGGACATTTACAGTGCGAGACTTGatcagtgcaaatccaatcAACTTTTTCAGATAATACAGTAGGACATTTACAGTGCGAGAGTTGATCGGTGCAAATCCAATCAACTTTTTCAGATAATACAGTAGGACATTTACAGTGCAAGAGTTGatcagtgcaaatccaatcAACTTTTTCAGATAATACAGTAGGACATTTACAGTGCGAGACTTGatcagtgcaaatccaatcAACTTCAGTATGCACCCGTCATTAGGCATAGTATGTTATAGCCATTCTGTCTCCGTCAGTGTTCGTGTCCAAGAATTTTCCACAGAGTagtaatttttggtggatacctAGATAAATAAATGGCAGTGTGTagcaactcacatttgtccatttttcacagttgtcatggtaaccagatacccattttctttatatatactataaaaaTAGATTTCGTGTCtaggctataactccaactgttttctgcgtagtgttttaatttttggtggatacatacatacacacatgccgATGTATTGTGactaaaatttgtttatttccgcGGCTGTCAaagttaccagattgccatttgcctatgtatactatataaatagaaatgattttttgtttggGCTATAACTCTGTTTTCCGTgtagagttttcatttttaatggatacatacataaacagatgatgatgtgtcacgactcacatttgccCATTTACCCAGCTGTCATGGTTGCCAGATTGCCTTTAGTATTTTCCCTATCTATGCTATATAAAATAGACATGATTTCGCGTCCCGGTTAAAATTCCAAGAGTTTTCcacacagattttaattttgagtGGATACATCCATGTAGATACACAAACAACGATATGCCATGATtcatatttgtctatttttgcGTACAtagaaaggtctgcagcaacctcgATGGTTGAGGGTTCTCACGGGCTGTGCCACTATTacgctggcagccgtcgtataagtgaaatattcttgagtacggcataaaacaccaatcaaataaataaactttcgTAGTTGTCCTGGTAACCAGAtggccattttccttatatatgctatataaatagaaatgactTTGTCTTTCTAGCTATAACTCCAGCTGTTTTCCGCATGTCAGCCTCATCTGAGCGGATTACCTGGCAAAATTGgtaataaaatttgtaaaattaataATGCAGGTCACTTTATACTTTTGCcaaattttagaatcatttcACTAAATAGTAGAGGTACAattctgacattttctgaaagGTATTAACTTACACTATTTTTAGTAAACAGCGAAGATCTGAGTGGTCAATATGGATTTTTTACCCACGATCTCTGGTAGAGCCTGGCTCTTACCAATAAAAACTCAACTGCTTGTACATTCAATGGACTTATCCCAAAATAAACTCTCACTAAAATAAAAAGGACTTTTATCGTTTTAAAAACCTTTCAACAACTTTCAAGTACCAGTCCTCAATGCTCCCACCCAACTGCTGCTGAAACAACCTTGTGAAACAACATTGATTCAGGGTGAGGCACATTCCACGGTAAAGCCTCAAATCCTATCCGAATGTACTGGTCCCAATAGCaaagttggtagagtgtccgcttcaggaggggtagacccaggatcaatcctgggtcaaggcacacctaagactttaaaagaggaagttgtaacttcctcgcatggCGTTTAGCATAAAGGGGATAATGCTACTTGCATTGCTACTgaaggcttacttgccttcagtaaggtgtctcagtgaggCGGCACTACATAATAGAGTGGTcgaaatccctcctgcaacaaggaggcacattacatgcattctaatgattccttcgttttcatatgactgaaaaatagtgtGTTATTGGGGCCAGTAGAGGGTTAGAAGATTGGATTTAACACGCAAGCACACTGGTCACGAACATGTTGTAACAAGTGAAAGTGATACCGGCACCTCAGATGATTCAGCCACTGGGAGCTGCGAGTTACTTGACGAGGAATCCATGTATGTAGACCTTTAAAGATTAAGGTTCAAGAAcaatcaaaaacattttatatttttattgctGATATCCCGATAACAATGTTCGTCTCTTGGTGGTTATACCAAGGGTCAGCTGGGTTTTATCTTCTTCTTCAGGGGCTGACCctcagaaaactgaaaattaaaaaatctaaatataacgtttcattaaaaatttatatgtaaatgaaaaatacagtaaaaaataTAGATgattgtaaaatattacttctcTGGTTGGGATaaaatttgtgtatttgtattttcagtaGGATATGTCTTAGCTGCCAAATGAAAAACGTCTTTTTATCTTGAATAGAACTCATAATGAGAAACTTGCATAgtcatattcaaaattttaagtcaGCATGAACTTGTGCTATGATCTATACCATCAGAACTCTTCTGGTTACTTTCACTGAAAAGTTGTCATACACATAGAATCCTGTTTACACGTATCAAATCTACGTCCCAATAGGTACTAGTAATTTCGGGGCTGTCACATTTCTGAGAACAAACTGAGAGCTAGTTACGTCCTGATTACCTGAGTGAGTTTTCTCCTAATTTCCTGTACACTCTTGTTAACAGACACGTCCTCAGGGGGTAGAGGATCCTGACTGTGGACACGCCCATCAGGTAGCCTAGGCCCCTGGGCCTTGTCCTGAAGTGTCACCGCGTGACGCCGAATCTGCTGCCCCAGTTTGTCTGACTCTCCCTTCAAAACACTCTGGCCTAGTCGCTTCATTGCAGCTTCAGCTTGCCGAGGAACAAATTTAGGCACGGCTCCAGACTTTATGAAATCTTTCACCACAACTTTAGTTTTTGAGTTGGCTAAATCACTTGGTACTGAAGCTTTACCACCCTCAAGCCTGTGCGTATCACCATCTCTTGGCTTGACATCTGAATATGTTGTGCTGGGTTTATTGTTCTTTAGCTGTAAACTCTGTGTGGAGATATCCTGCTTGATACTGTCAACTGCTTTGGAActactaaagggagataactcctgcAAGCCAGGATTATGTTTTCTTGGATCATACCCATGTGGTAGAGTGGCATGTGATGATGGTGCACGGGCGTGATCAAATGTCCTGGGCTGGTACTGTGGGGGGAGACCCCCTGCATACATGACCTGAGGAGGGGGAGGGATCTGCAAGGTGAAGTAAGGCGGGGCTATCTGTGTGGGTATGAGCTCCATTTTATGCTGTTCCTTCTGCTGAGCAATAGCTGGCAGGGCTCCTGCAGAAGTGGGCTGGTCCAGCTCTGGATTAttagtttcagtttcagtttgcTCAGCCTGTGATGAAGGATCCACAGAACCTGTAACCACAAGATCACAAAATTAGTGAAGAAATAAGCTGCTGCTGCTTTAACTCAGCAAGACACTCAATAACAGAAAAGTTACATGTGACAGATTTTATGTACTTTTCTTCTATGTACAATTCAATATAAAATATCATCGTTTGGCTTTACAACATCTGTAACTGAGAGTATATAGCATGAtgcaacatatgtacatacagattATCATCTCTAATTTCATGAAATCAACAAATCAGACACCCTTTGTATtaagttggtgaaaaatcaagtaaaatttaTGTGGTTTACTGttatcatatatacatgaagcTTCTAAACccacacagaagagaaaatggATTCTCATTCAAGAACCAAACCATTTGGGGAGCAAACTTGATTGAAACTCTCAAATGTGGTGACATTTAGCTTGACAGCAAGCATCGTACATTACGCCATTGACTAAGTCAATTCTAAGAGTTCTACTGATGTTCATTTGAAGGGTAAaagatattttactggaaaatgtaaatttcaactcaaaatcaatattttataatatttattttctcctGAAATGCACTTCTGGGGGCAACATTTTCGGTCATTTACAGTACCTGTCACTGGCATCAGGATCATTCACGACCGAGATGTGGTTAATCACAGCGACAAACACCACAGTTAATAATTTCgacatataaaacacataaaatgtaaCACTGGTGCTAAAAATTATGGAAATCTTTCAAAGCTGCATTGACACACAATGTGATTTGTGCTAGCTTTGTATATTAATCCAGTGCTCTGAAATGAACTCTGTTTCACTTAAATGAAAAGAGGTAGATTTAACAGAGTAGGTAAATACCACTTGTTGCCAAGTACATGACAAACCCTTCAACGTGTTCAATGTATAGTAACCTGTCCTGTGTGAGCTGGATTCTAAAAACAATGGCTTCAACAAGAGAAAACTAAATATGTCTCACTGTTTGAGGTAGCTTCATGTTGACGTGTCTTCATTGCGATCACTTTGCGTCTCTCCTGAAGTTTCTCCCGGGTGTCCTCCAACGTTTCATACTCCGGGGCATAGCAGATGTGGAGCACCCCACCAAAGAAGGAATGGTTGTCCAATTTGCGTTTCGCAAATCTACGAACAGATAATTGCATGATGGGAGATGCTTTTATTACTATAAGTATTAAAAATAACTATATTTAACAAACATGGAAATTTGCATCTGACATTCAACCGGTTTAAATGAACCAGGTGCATTGGTGAGTCTCTTTTACCCAGGTTGAACCACTTGAATGGCATTctattaaacatgtatgtaaaattcaATACATCTATTTAACAGTAGTATGCAGgatttaaataacaataaatatcaCACTCGCTGACAGAATTCTGGCATGTCTATCGATCAAGACTACATCAGTCAAGATTAAGACAGGGATTAAGACAGTAATTTCAAAGACCActtctgtggcctaatggttagaataTTCGCCTTAAAGTCCAAAGGCATACCAATGACTTTAAAAATCATACTTCTTGCTGCTTCGCTTAGCTCTAagtactgagaggttatagCACGGAAATGGGACTAGTTGacccggtatcagtataatgtaattgggcgaggtgtcatgtttggtgtcttcaacatgatacttcatcatatgactgaaaaattgttaagtatgatgtcaAACCCacaagcatttattcattcattccaaaaaCTTCAGAGTACGCTGGTTTACAAAGCCATCTCCCCTACCTGGCACTCTGGATTCTGGTAAACTTCACCCAGTATACTTCTGTAAACTTGTCAGGGGTGGGGTAGTCGTCTAAGACTCGATACTCCTCCACTGCCCCATACATGGCACACAGCTTAATAAGCTCTTGCCCAGCCCCCACGGCTGGCACTCCCTGGATCAGTAGGTACTTTGACTCATTGTTTACTGTGTACACCTGGGTAAAAGAGACATATGTCTTGCATAACGCAACTTTCCAAATATTATCAGAATGACGCCTTTTGGTAGACTTGAAAATGTCTATGACAAGAATCACAGTCAATTAAGCAATTTCCCACAGACTACAAAGCCTTACCGTTACAGCCTTACATGTTCTCCACCTCGGCAATATTTGATATCATTTTGCTTTACCtatgcagtaggcctatatctatCACAGTACATCTGTCATACTATCCACAGCGGTTCTAACCACTGTTTGTAATAAGCGGCTTGCTACCTCACATGTGGTGCATCACACACGTGTGTTGTGGCAGTAAACTATGAATTGTGGACTGAGAAAATGTCAGATAGAAAACATTAAGGAGGTTCTTAGGGTCAACAGGAAACTACCCAGTGTAGTTACCCTGGGAAAGGGCCTCTCTAATACCCAGTACATGGCCAAATTTAAAACCACATCAAATTTGAACGGGTTTAAATCAAAGCCAgttgtgaaaatgaatgtatTCACGACCATATGGTCAAGTtggttttaagccagttcaggcaTTTGTCCGTTCACACGGTCAcatttaagccagttcaggcaCTTGTCCGTTCACACGGTCAcatttaagccagttcaggcaTTTGTCCGTTCACATGGTCAtgtttaagccagttcaggcaATTGTCCGTTCACACGGTCACATTTAAGCCAGTTTAGTAATTACAACGTCTTCCTGGCCTCTACATATCTGTTGCATTTAATCCAGTTAACGTTCACACGACACAGACAAACCGACACAGATAAACCAGGAGCAAACAAACCACATTAATGACCCGATCTGCGTTCACACCAGCGACGTCTCAATGCCACTTTCGGATCTAATCTAGTTTTACTTTGCCCGTGTGAACAGGATATTAGACGTTTTATCTTCAGCATGATTGAGTGTCTTGGCAAGATCCCCATACATGATTATCAAAGGAAACCAATAtagaaatatttgtgttttacaaatgCAACATTCTGGCATACTTTGACGGCTTTGAGCTCCCTGCCTTGTCTGTACGCTGGTCGTGTTGTACAGAACTCCCTCTGCACATGATGAGCAGGCACGTTGCTGTCCTCCATGATGTTTACATCTGTTGCCGAAACCAAAACAGAGATAGCTTATGATTGGTCAGCTATTGTGATCTCCTATTCAGTAGACCAATGAATAGTCGGCTTAGAAATCTGAAGCTAAAGCAGACGATAAGCAACTTCCGGTTTTATTCACGACATTTAGAAAGGGAAAAGCTTTGATGAAATTTTTATCCATAATCCATTCATTCCATAAGGCGCTTTCGCCGTGAAACTTATGTGGAATGTTCCTTGTTGGTTTGACAGGTGGTATAGCTACCGGCAAAAGCACAGTCAGTGAAATCTTTCGAGATCTTGGCTGTTGTGTGGTGGATGCTGATCAGATAGCCAGAGAAGGTTTGAAGCTGTAACTTTTCCTGAGCCTTAGAACATTGCGGATTGTCTTTGATTTTAAACAGTTCAGCATGTTTTAGTGATACACTAGTTTTTGGATACATTTCTCGTGACGTATAGCACGATAATCAATTCTGAAAGTTCTGAAAGCAAAATCtcttataaaaattaaaacgaTTGGGGAAAACATCATAAATTCCAGTTGGTGTCATCGTAATGTTCTCGCCGTCCATTTAACATGCTCATTTATGTAGAGAAATAAAACGTTTTCCTGCCTTTGCATTGTTTGCGTTGTCCGGATCAGTGATGTCAGTTAAATTGAAAGAGAGAGTTCTGCCCATTTACCATTTTAGAATGAAGGGAATTGGTGTTAATGTCTCTTTCACAACGAATGTAGCATAAAAAATGCCCATAGTTTGCACTATATGCTCCTCGAGGTATTTGAATGTATAGACAGGGCACGTAAAAATGATATAagcaatgcaaaaaaaaaaaaaattgtttgtatatGTACGGTATATGTATTAACTCCTCTAACTTTACCAGTGGTTTGTATAGGCATTATGTTTAAAACAAAGTTTGTAAAGAACACCTACAGTTAACaataaattcaaacatttctgtGAAAACAGATGGCCCCGAAGATGTTCGTACATGCATGATAGACATTTAGGCACAACAGGAGACCAGTTCTGCAAACTTAATTCACTTCTAAATGTTAATAGTTGCAGTTATTAAAGCCGAGAACATACTAGAGTTTTTTCCACTTGTACCAACAAACTAAATCGCCGGCGAAATACGCTGATGATATTCGCAGCACACTTGCAGATACACTGGGcaaattttttctttgaatgtGGTCAGTAggcagggtgttcaaaaagggcaagtagcaggctgcagacagctgtctactgctgtccctgtagccgtctactttgaatattcttactatttaaatcatTAGTAATTGTgtcataattactttcaattcagctgcCTACTGTTGAACTCTGACCACCTTCTCCAATTCAAAGTGAAAACCCAGAATAGGTTATATCGTGGGACCTAGTAAACCATGTGatgcaaacaaaatgtcaggtcAACACAAAGTAAAACTCATTTGtactttcctttattacgtcacgaTTATCGGTGTAGGCATGAtcgtaaaacatatatgaagtacacacgcatggcaacgtcacagaagaaaacgccTGTAGGAGTGAAAAAACTGTCaagtgtgagtgcacatgtgcatgtatctatTGTGTAGGTAAAGGAATGAGTGTAGGAATATGCGATACAATACACCTATAGGCATGTATTTTAGcatttagtacatgtaagtatagatCAAAGTGGAAGCTAGACCTGATTCATGAGGCTTTGTGACTGTATTAGATTAAGTATTGGTTGAATCCATGTCAAGGAGTAATACTCTGCTATATTATACACGAGAGTAGGGAGTGgttatttttccaaatttttttgaCAGTTGTGAAACCTGGAAGAAGGGCTTGGAAAAAGATCAGAGGAGAATTTGGAGATGGAGTTTTCCTGTCAAGTGGTGAATTAAATAGAGAGAAACTTGGTCAGATTATCTTTGCAGATTCTGACAAAAGAAAGTTGTTGAATTCCATCACACATCcagaaatttataaatgtatggCATGGGAAGTTTTGAAAGCATTTTTGTCAGGTGGGTGTAattatttgttgtgttataTTATAATTTGAATTGTATCAGGGTTCTCTTTGTGTGGCTTAtgcatgtatctacatgtacacctacatctacatgtacccgaattcctcaaccttttcacatataaaagagcagctttcagtgcaatttatgcacatttttgatttgattttgtggacaaaactgcattggttgggttAGCCAATTTCAGCACtttacaaaaagcataattttatcttGATCGAACACCTTGGAaacgtgcgaaaaggttgaagaaatacagtatgtaacaGTGCAAATTCTGGCAATTTGGCAGAATAACTACATATAACTTGG
This DNA window, taken from Liolophura sinensis isolate JHLJ2023 chromosome 11, CUHK_Ljap_v2, whole genome shotgun sequence, encodes the following:
- the LOC135477988 gene encoding RNA-binding protein 48-like, with translation MEDSNVPAHHVQREFCTTRPAYRQGRELKAVKVYTVNNESKYLLIQGVPAVGAGQELIKLCAMYGAVEEYRVLDDYPTPDKFTEVYWVKFTRIQSARFAKRKLDNHSFFGGVLHICYAPEYETLEDTREKLQERRKVIAMKTRQHEATSNSSVDPSSQAEQTETETNNPELDQPTSAGALPAIAQQKEQHKMELIPTQIAPPYFTLQIPPPPQVMYAGGLPPQYQPRTFDHARAPSSHATLPHGYDPRKHNPGLQELSPFSSSKAVDSIKQDISTQSLQLKNNKPSTTYSDVKPRDGDTHRLEGGKASVPSDLANSKTKVVVKDFIKSGAVPKFVPRQAEAAMKRLGQSVLKGESDKLGQQIRRHAVTLQDKAQGPRLPDGRVHSQDPLPPEDVSVNKSVQEIRRKLTQFSEGQPLKKKIKPS